The region TGAGACGGATTGGATGCGCGATCCGCGCGTGGAGATTATCGCTGAAGATGGGCGCAATTTTCTACGCCATACTGCGGCGTCTTATGATATTATTTCGCTTGAGCTTGGCGAGGTGTCCCGCCCGGGTGTGGCGTTTTTTTATACGGTTGATTTCTATGCGCGCGCCCGAGAGCGCCTGACGGCAGGTGGGTTTCTGGTTCAGTTTGTGCCGCTGCGCTTTCTGACGGAGGACCAGTTCCGCGGTGTTGTGCGCAGTTTTTTGACTGTTTTTCCGCAGAGTGTTTTGTGGTATAATACGTCTGAGCTTTTGCTTATTGGTGCGGTGGATGATGCGTTCAAGATCGCTCAGGGGAAATTGTTGGGGATGGATGAGGAGGTGCATGCGGATCTTCAATACAGTCATTGGGGCGGGTTGGCGTATTCTCTTAACCAGCCGCATGTTTTTTGGGGTGGTTATTTGATGGGAGCGGAGGGGCTGGCTTCTGCGACGGTTGAGGCGGATACGTATTGGGATGACCGACCGATTCTGGACTACGAGTCGGTTCAGAATGTGGAGAGCGATGAGCTTGCGTTTGCGGAGATGCTGTATCAATACCGGGATTCTATTGATGCGTTGATGCCGGGGGAGGTTGATGCGCGTATTGCGGCTGTTCAGAACAAGAATTTGAGGGAGATTGCCGCGCGCGTTTTTGTGCGTGAGGCGTCGGATTTGATTCCCGCGCGAGAACACAGACGTATTGCAACGCTTTGTGCCGAGGCGATTCGCCGGCTTCCCGAGTATGTGGATGCCCATCGCATGTTTGCCGATGCGATGATGCAACTGGGGCGTTTGCAGGATGCCGAGAGACACTATGCGCGGGTTTTGGAACTCGAGCCCGCAGATGCACGCGCGCTAAATGGTCGCGCTGTGGCGTTTCACCGCGCGGGACGGCTCGAGGATGCGGTTCGCTATTACGAGGATGCGATTCGCTATTATCCGGACAATGCGCTGTCGCAAAATGGCATTGCTATGGCGCTTCACAGGCTGGGACGTTTTGATGAGGCGATTCAGCACTATAAGGATGCGATTCGCTTGCATCCGGATAGGCCCGATACGTATGCCGATCTGGGTACGGCGCTGGCACAGGCCGGAAGGTTGCGAGAGGCTGTTCCCTATTTGGAGAAGGCGCTCGCTCTTCGGCCGAATTTTACAAGGGTGCAGCGGGTTCTCGCACAGATACGCGAAGAAGTGGAAAGTGAGAAGTAGGAAGTGTGAACCATAATAAGGAGGTTGTTATGTCCAAATTTGTCAGTTTTCTGTTCGTTGTTTTGCTGTTCCAATCTGTTGATGCACAGCAACCACAACAGCCACAACAACAAAACCGACGTCAGCAACGCACAGTTACCGTGGAGCAAATTATGAAACAGGTACCCGAAGGTGTGACTTTTATTCCGGATATTGCGTATCGCGAAGGGAACGAGGCGTGGAAACTCGATCTCGCTATGCCCACAGAGCGCGGCGATACGCCCCGTCCAGCCCTTGTTTTTATCCATGGCGGTGGGTGGAGAGGTGGGGATAAACGTCGGGGAGGTTTTCTTCGTCCTACTATCAGCTATGCAGCCAAGGGCTATGTTTGTGTGACGGTGAACTATCGGATGCTCGATGAAGCGCCTATTACCGCGTGTGTTGAGGATGTGAAGAATGCGGTGCGCTGGTTGCGCGCCCATGCCGAGGAGTACAATATTGATCCCGAACGGATTGGCGCGAGTGGAAATTCCGCTGGCGCGCATCTGGCTGTTATGCTCGGTGTGTGTCCGCCTTCAGCCGGTCTTGAGGGGGATGGGCCATACCAGGAGTATTCCAGTATGGTTCAGGCTGTTGTGGCGAGTGCTACACCGACCGACTTTCTGTCTGCTATGAGTGATCGCCAACGCAATCAGCAGCGAGCACGTCCTCCTCGCAAAAACGAGCTTAGACTGGAATCCGAAGCGGTTCGCGCCAAAGCCTCTCCTGTGACTTATGCCTCGGCCGATGCACCGCCTATTTTGCTCGTTCACGCAATATCTGATCGCACGGTTGGTGTCTATCATTCGGATAAGTTGGTCAGCGCGCTGCGAGAAGCCGGTGCCAAGAATGTCAGTTATATTCTCCTGGGCGACGAGAGTGGACACGGTGCTTTTCAGCGCAATATCGCGTTTACTGAACCGGCTCGTGAAGCTTTTTTTAATCGCGTGTTAAAGGCAAAATAAGATGACTCTATCTGAGCTTGAAACGCGGGTGGCTGAGGCGCAGCCGGGCGATGTGATTACGCTGGCCGATGGCATGTATGATGGTGAGAGGTGCAGGCTCGAGGCGAGGGGGGCTGCAGATCAGCCGATTGTTATTCGGGCTGAGAATATGGGGCGGGCGGTTGTAAAGGCACCGCTGCTGGTGGTGGGAGATTATATCAGTTTTGTGGGGCTGCACTTTGTGGAGAAGGGGAGTGTGGAAGTCAGGGGGCGGGGTTGTCGCATAAGTCGCTGTGTGATGACGGATGTTCAGGTTGGCAAGTGGATACGGGTGAGGGCGGAGAGCCGGGAGGTTGAGATTGATCGCTGCCGGTTTGAGAATAAGACCAATAATCTCGAGGAGACGCGCGGCTGCCAGTTGATGCAGATTTACGTTCGGAATCAGGGCGAGAGGCACCTTGTTCATCACAATTATTTTGTGGATGTTCCGGATGGTAAGGAGAGCAATGGATACGAGACGCTTCAGCTTATTACGGAGGGGAATCCGTACGATCCGGAGCCGGGCGATTGTGAGACGGTGATTGAGTACAATCTTTTTGTGCGTTGTAGTGGGGAGGCGGAGATTATTTCTGTGAAGTCCAATGGCAATATTCTCCGCAGGAATACGTTTCGCGATTGCCGGGGGGCGTTGGTGCTTCGGCATGGAGATGGCAATGTGGTGTCTGAGAATTTCTTTTTTGGCGAGGGCGAACGCCGGGCTGGAGGTGTGCGCTTGCAGGGGACGGATCAGGTTGTTGTGAATAATTTGTTCCACTCGCTCAATGCGTTTGGGGTGGGTATGATGGATGGGGCGTCGGATGATCTCTATGTGCGGGTAGCGCGCGCGCTGATTGCGTTTAATACGTTTGTGGGGTGTAGTCCGGCGATGGTTGTGGGGCTAAATCACAGCAGGTATCCCAATGGTACGGCGCCTGTGGATTGTGTGATTGCAAATAATGCTTTTGTGAGATCCGATGGGACTGTGCGGCTGGTGCAGGACGATGAGCCAGTGAATTGGCGATGGGAGGGGAATGTGACGGATGGGGATTTGGGTATGCCCGCTCGGGATGGGATAAAAACTGGGCGGGTCGATGTGGCGTATCTGCCCAATGGGGTTGTTGCGCCGGCAGAGTCCAGTGGTCTGATTGGCAATGCAGAGGGGCATTATCCAGAGATTACGACAGATGTTTTGGGACATTCCCGGGGCGAGCGGAAGACGATTGGTTGCGTTGAGTTTCCGACGGGAACGGAGGACGGCGGTCCCTTAACTGCGGCAGATGTGGGGTCAGGGTGGTAGGGGTGTCAATCAACAAAGCCGTCATCGTGGCATAATGTTGTAGGGGACGGTCCCCGTGCCGTCCCGTGTGTCATCGCGGCATGGTTTTAGCCGCGATCCAGTTGGTTTTGGTTGTCACTAATATCAGCAATCCAGTCAGGTAGGAGGGAAATCCTTTTCCCGACTTACGCATCAATCAATAGAAACGACGAGGTTCAAATTTTCTTTTCGAAGCATGTCCTGTAGTGCAAGCTGAACCCAGAATTTTTCTGGCTCGCCGAGTTGTCTGGCTATTTTGGCTGCTCTGCTGGGGCTTGGGACTCTTCTTTCCTTTTCTATATCACAAAGGCTTTGAGGGGAGATTCCCAAAAAATCAGCAAACGCTCGCTGGCTCTTTTCTTCTCCTGTTCGATAGCTGGCCAAGGCATTTCCAAATGTTGAGACATCCAAAGTCTCTCGCCAGTTCAGAAGTCCCATATTGTGCTTTAGTAATCATGTTTATTGATCTCCTCAATTCCCAAATCATACGTCAAAATGACGTATGCAGCAAGTTCAACCTGCCTTGATATGTTTTGAAATGCGATTGACAATATCGCGTTGTTGCTACATTTTTTATCGGATAGTATGGATATAGTGGGAGAAAGCGCAATACGATTTTGGTAGAAACTCGCTGATGCTATACAATGAGGCTACATGAGATTACAGCGTGTATATGTTGATACTTCTGTCATTGGCGGCTGCCATGATGATGAGTTTGCCACCTGGTCAAACGGCTTGATGAAAGATTTCCGTTTGGGTAACTTCCGGCCGGTCGTATCCGAAGTCGTTGACGCAGAGGTTCGGGATGCCCCTGAGCCTATTCGAGATATTTATTCAGAACTTTTGACTCTGGAGCCTGAATTTCTCAACGCTACAGAAGAAGCCGTGCAACTTGCTGAAATCTACCTGGAAAGACAGATTCTGACAGACAGATTCTTCGATGATGCCCTGCATATCGCTTTAGCTTCGGTTGCAGAAGTCGATGTGTTGGTTAGCTGGAACTTCAGGCATATCGTACACTTCGACAAGATACGTCTGTTCACCGCTGTGAACATTGAGCGTGGCTATAAACCATTACAGATATACTCTCCGCGTGAGGTGACCAATTATGGAGACGAAAAAGACGTTTGATGCGGTTAAAATTGTGCGCCGGATTCGAGACGCGCACTATGAGCAACTCAAGGATAGAACGGTAAAAGAGCAATTGGCATTCTACCAGAGCAAGTCTTATGCATTGCGTAACGAATTAAAAAAGAAATTACAAGAGCATTATGACGACGAATGATCCTATTGTTTCGGAAGTCCGAAAAGAGATGTGGCATAAATTTGATCCAAAGGATTAGGCGTGATGTCTTTGGTCGTAGAAGAGATGTTTTGAAATGCGAATAACACAAGCGTCGGACCATCGTACCAGTTCATTCTATACCGCTCTCCCAATATCGGGAGGGCGGTGTATTTTTTTGCAGGTTGATCCCTCTACAGAAAACCCATTCGCTCGCTAAATGAAAAAGGAGGAAATGGCACTGTAACAATTTATTACAATTTTCATGGGAACGAAGTGGGCTGTCCGCGTGTCTCAAATGATGAATTTTAGGGCTGTGTAATCGCGTTTGTTTTGGAGAAGAAGAATGAATCGAAGGGATGTTTTGAAGCGCGTAGGAGGTGTTGGTCTGATGGGCGTTGGAGGCCTGATTATGAAGGCTTGCAGCAAGGACCTGGTCACCCAGGGTGACGATCCTCTCCTGGATGAAGGAAGTTGCATTTTAATACCGCGAGAAACAGCAGGGCCTTTTCCATTAAATTTGAGCAATAATCCCGAATATTTTCGACGGGATATTGCGGAAGATATATCGGGCGTGCCGCTTAATTTGACTTTGAAAGTGGTGAATGCAAATGCTGGGTGTACGCCAATTGTCAATGCGCGCGTCGATGTATGGCATTGCGATACGCGTGGGGTTTATTCCGGATTTTCCAATCAACCTGGCGATGTAAATGCGAGTGGACAGACTTTTTGCCGGGGTATTCAGTTGAGTGACGAGAATGGAGATGCCACATTTACAACGGTTTATCCGGGATGGTATCCGGGCAGAGCAACGCATATTCATTTTCAAGTTTTTTTAAATAATGGATTGGTGGCAACATCGCAATTGGCTTTTCCCGAAGAAATCAATACGGCTGTGTTCAATACAACGGAATATTCTCCTCGGGGACAGAATCCCACGAAAAATACCGACGATGGCCTTTTTCGTTCGCCAGCCAATGCATTCCAATACCAACTGACAAATGTGATTGCCAATGCCGCGACGGGGGGCTATGATGCTGCGCTACAAGTTGGTATAGCAGTGTAATTTTAAGCGCAGATTGGGCGCAGGATATTTCCAGTGCCAGGAATCTGTAGTTCGGCATATTGAGACAAAAGCGTACGTGTTAAATATTGACACGTACGCTTTTTTTTGACTTGCACACCCCTGAAATAAATATCTCCAACAACCGAATTGCGGTTGACAATATCGCGTTGTTGCTACATTGTTTATTTTTGAGGATATTCCCAATACGAGAAAAGGAAAACACATGAAAATCAAATCCGTCGAAGTCGTTCGCGTTGAACGGCCAGATGCAAGCCAGGTCTCAACGGGTTCTGGTACGACGCTCGCTGCTTCAACAGGTGCAGCCCCGAGGACAAAGGGGTATAGAAAGGCGTGGCCCTCGCAGATAGAGGTGGCAAATCCGATGTCTAAGTTCCCGCGGTTTAAGGCGCGGCGTCAGCTTTACGGTGCCAGACAGTGGCCCAGGTTTTCGGTTAAGGTGACTGCCGAAGACGGGACCTGGGGCCTCGGCACGTCGGCGGGACGTCCGGTTGCTATGGTGGTGGAAGATGCTTTTGCGCATATACTGGAAGGGGAGAGTTGTCTGGCTATTGAAAAGCTGTGGGATATGATGTTTCGCGTGTCCAAATCTTTTGGGACTGTGGGGATTGCCTCGTTGGCGATTAGTGCTGTGGATCTGGCGCTTTGGGATCTGGCGGGGAAATTGCAGGGCAAGCCGGTTTATGAGCTTCTGGGCGGTCCGGTGCGCGATCGTTTGTTTGTGTATGCGACGGGTGATGATGTGGATTGGTACAAAGAGTTGGGGTTTCGGGCGTTTAAGTTGCCCTGTCAATACGGTCCGGTTGATGGGTTGTGGGGGTTGGGGGAGAACGAGAGGCGAATAGCCGAGATCCGCGAGTTGATCGGCGATGATTGCGATCTCATGCTCGATTGTTATATGGCTTTGGATGTGGAATATACCGCGCGTTTGGCCAATCGCCTGCGCCCTTATAATCTGCGCTGGATGGAAGAGTGCCTGATTCCCGAAGATGTTGGCGGGCATATTGAACTCAAGAAACGCCTGCCGTGGTTGACGCTTGCCAGTGGCGAGCATTTTTACACGCCGTATCCCTACCAGTTGATGATCGAAAATCGGTGTCTCGATATTCTCCAGCCCGATATTCAGTGGGTGGGCGGTTTGACTGCTTGTGTCAAAATTTGTAATATGGCTGCTGCTGCGGGTCTGGAGGTTTGTCTGCACGGCGGGGGACGCGATGCGTACGGTCAGCATTTGAGCTGGGCAATGCCCAATACCCCCTGGTGTGAGTATTTTATCGGTTCTGATCCGGGGGTGCCGCTTGAAGAGGTGGCACAACCCGGAGCGCGCGTACCGCGCAATAGCTATCTGGAGTTTGCGCCGACGGGTCCGGGTTTTGATCTGGGGATTGAAGAGGATTGGTTGGTGCCGTTTTAATTTTAGAGGACAAGAGGAACAAAAATGGATAAGACAATTATTTCAGTGGCGGTTGTGGGGTCGGGTCCTACGAAGGATATGAATCCGGCTGTGCCTTATACGCCAAAGGAGATTGCAGAAGCGGCTATCGAGTGCCATAAGGCGGGTGCGGCTATTACGCATATCCATGTGCGCGATCCCGAGACGGGTATTGTGTGTTCGCGGATTGAGCTTTTTAAGGAGGTGGTGGATCGGATTCGGCAAGCTTGCGATATTGCGATTAATCTGACGACGAGTGGAGGCAATATTAAAGGGGAAAATATTATTGAAGAACGGCTTGAGCCAGTTACGCTAAAACCCGAGATTTGCTCTCTGGATATCGGCTCGTTGAATTTTGGCACTCGGGTGTTTATGAATCCACCGGAATGGGGTGTTGCCGCGGCAAAGCGCATGCGCGAGCATCGCGTCAAGCCGGAGATCGAGGTTTTTGATGCCGGTCATATCCGCCAGGCGCGGTATATGATTGAGGAGGGGTTGTTCGAAGATCCCCCGTTTATCCAATTGTGTATGGGTCCCGGATGGGGTATTGAAGCCACACCCGAGAATCTGGTTTTTATGAAGAGTCTTTTGCCGCCCGATGTGATCTGGTCCGCTCTGGGCGTGGGAAAAGGACAGTTGCCGATGATTACCATGGCTTTTCTCATGGGTGGGCATATACGGGTGGGTTTTGAAGATAATATTTATCTTCGGAGAGGTGTTTTGCTCAAGAGCAATGCACAGATGGTCGATCTCGCGGCGAGTATCGTGGAGAAACTTCAGGGCGAGATTGCCACGCCAGATGATGCCCGGGAGATGCTGGGGCTTACGTATCCGGGGTAAGGGGTGAGATGGATGTTCTGACGGGTACAACTGAATATGACGTTGATTGGCGCATGCTCAATATGAATGCCGAGTTGGTCGCATCCAGTTTGAGTCTCACGTTGAGGTCGGGTCTTCACATGCTGCGACC is a window of Gemmatimonadota bacterium DNA encoding:
- a CDS encoding alpha/beta hydrolase gives rise to the protein MSKFVSFLFVVLLFQSVDAQQPQQPQQQNRRQQRTVTVEQIMKQVPEGVTFIPDIAYREGNEAWKLDLAMPTERGDTPRPALVFIHGGGWRGGDKRRGGFLRPTISYAAKGYVCVTVNYRMLDEAPITACVEDVKNAVRWLRAHAEEYNIDPERIGASGNSAGAHLAVMLGVCPPSAGLEGDGPYQEYSSMVQAVVASATPTDFLSAMSDRQRNQQRARPPRKNELRLESEAVRAKASPVTYASADAPPILLVHAISDRTVGVYHSDKLVSALREAGAKNVSYILLGDESGHGAFQRNIAFTEPAREAFFNRVLKAK
- a CDS encoding polysaccharide lyase 6 family protein; translated protein: MTLSELETRVAEAQPGDVITLADGMYDGERCRLEARGAADQPIVIRAENMGRAVVKAPLLVVGDYISFVGLHFVEKGSVEVRGRGCRISRCVMTDVQVGKWIRVRAESREVEIDRCRFENKTNNLEETRGCQLMQIYVRNQGERHLVHHNYFVDVPDGKESNGYETLQLITEGNPYDPEPGDCETVIEYNLFVRCSGEAEIISVKSNGNILRRNTFRDCRGALVLRHGDGNVVSENFFFGEGERRAGGVRLQGTDQVVVNNLFHSLNAFGVGMMDGASDDLYVRVARALIAFNTFVGCSPAMVVGLNHSRYPNGTAPVDCVIANNAFVRSDGTVRLVQDDEPVNWRWEGNVTDGDLGMPARDGIKTGRVDVAYLPNGVVAPAESSGLIGNAEGHYPEITTDVLGHSRGERKTIGCVEFPTGTEDGGPLTAADVGSGW
- a CDS encoding helix-turn-helix transcriptional regulator, whose product is MGLLNWRETLDVSTFGNALASYRTGEEKSQRAFADFLGISPQSLCDIEKERRVPSPSRAAKIARQLGEPEKFWVQLALQDMLRKENLNLVVSID
- a CDS encoding type II toxin-antitoxin system VapC family toxin — protein: MRLQRVYVDTSVIGGCHDDEFATWSNGLMKDFRLGNFRPVVSEVVDAEVRDAPEPIRDIYSELLTLEPEFLNATEEAVQLAEIYLERQILTDRFFDDALHIALASVAEVDVLVSWNFRHIVHFDKIRLFTAVNIERGYKPLQIYSPREVTNYGDEKDV
- a CDS encoding intradiol ring-cleavage dioxygenase, producing MNRRDVLKRVGGVGLMGVGGLIMKACSKDLVTQGDDPLLDEGSCILIPRETAGPFPLNLSNNPEYFRRDIAEDISGVPLNLTLKVVNANAGCTPIVNARVDVWHCDTRGVYSGFSNQPGDVNASGQTFCRGIQLSDENGDATFTTVYPGWYPGRATHIHFQVFLNNGLVATSQLAFPEEINTAVFNTTEYSPRGQNPTKNTDDGLFRSPANAFQYQLTNVIANAATGGYDAALQVGIAV
- a CDS encoding L-rhamnonate dehydratase (catalyzes the formation of 2-keto-3-deoxy-L-rhamnonate from L-rhamnonate); the protein is MKIKSVEVVRVERPDASQVSTGSGTTLAASTGAAPRTKGYRKAWPSQIEVANPMSKFPRFKARRQLYGARQWPRFSVKVTAEDGTWGLGTSAGRPVAMVVEDAFAHILEGESCLAIEKLWDMMFRVSKSFGTVGIASLAISAVDLALWDLAGKLQGKPVYELLGGPVRDRLFVYATGDDVDWYKELGFRAFKLPCQYGPVDGLWGLGENERRIAEIRELIGDDCDLMLDCYMALDVEYTARLANRLRPYNLRWMEECLIPEDVGGHIELKKRLPWLTLASGEHFYTPYPYQLMIENRCLDILQPDIQWVGGLTACVKICNMAAAAGLEVCLHGGGRDAYGQHLSWAMPNTPWCEYFIGSDPGVPLEEVAQPGARVPRNSYLEFAPTGPGFDLGIEEDWLVPF
- a CDS encoding 3-keto-5-aminohexanoate cleavage protein; the encoded protein is MDKTIISVAVVGSGPTKDMNPAVPYTPKEIAEAAIECHKAGAAITHIHVRDPETGIVCSRIELFKEVVDRIRQACDIAINLTTSGGNIKGENIIEERLEPVTLKPEICSLDIGSLNFGTRVFMNPPEWGVAAAKRMREHRVKPEIEVFDAGHIRQARYMIEEGLFEDPPFIQLCMGPGWGIEATPENLVFMKSLLPPDVIWSALGVGKGQLPMITMAFLMGGHIRVGFEDNIYLRRGVLLKSNAQMVDLAASIVEKLQGEIATPDDAREMLGLTYPG